The Henckelia pumila isolate YLH828 chromosome 2, ASM3356847v2, whole genome shotgun sequence genome includes a window with the following:
- the LOC140882300 gene encoding exocyst complex component EXO70H1-like, protein MLVDEIGYRPKMKSPVSSRPSSPLHSSHQHNSVSPSATPPRRRQNISETLMEEDIDKAEAIIKKLSLDFSDDHSFPSLFAGEDRTDATMFLEAVSSLQNAMHYYVKQSSSSDMLVRAQSLMLTAEKRLEKEFYTILSANRKVLDKESVLPQVSPPTSSSTSGFNEDDRVSGNFISASGVAMADLKNIADTMIGSGYGKECVRVYKIIRKSIVDETLYHLGVEYLNASQIQKMEWNVLEPKIKKWLHAVTVAIKDLFYGERILCDYVFSSSESISESCFTEISNDAAVNLFNFPEFVAKSKKNLSPEKIFRALDLYEAVTKLWPETESIFSHGSLSPVRSQAVAAQVKLGEAVRTMLNQFEAAIQKDSSRSASGGGVHPLTRYVMNFLVFIGDYSGAVADIVADWPVNVPTQLPESYFPSHTAAEDPSTAAITGRLAWLILVLLCKLDSKAALYNDVTLSYLFLANNLNYVVSKVRKSNLGALMGPEWVSNNGSKVKQYLSNYVKMGWSKATSALPQDPTAEISPEEAIECFRRFNLSFEEECTKQKSWVIPDPEFREDARIQVKRKIIPVYRVYYYKHRGGYMMESIIRYAPEDLDNCLSALFSASPDSSHTSSYETSRQSSPLR, encoded by the coding sequence ATGCTAGTGGATGAAATTGGATATCGACCGAAAATGAAGAGTCCTGTATCATCTAGGCCTTCGTCTCCATTACACTCTTCCCATCAACACAACTCCGTCTCCCCTTCTGCCACGCCGCCTCGCCGCCGCCAAAACATCTCAGAAACGCTGATGGAGGAGGACATAGACAAGGCCGAAGCCATTATCAAGAAATTGAGCTTGGATTTCTCCGACGACCATTCTTTCCCATCACTGTTTGCGGGGGAAGACAGGACAGATGCAACCATGTTTCTTGAAGCTGTGAGCAGTTTGCAGAATGCAATGCATTATTATGTGAAGCAGAGTTCGAGCTCTGACATGCTCGTTCGAGCTCAAAGCTTAATGCTGACCGCTGAGAAAAGattggagaaggaattttataCGATTCTGTCGGCAAATAGGAAAGTTTTGGATAAGGAATCTGTTCTGCCGCAGGTTTCACCTCCGACCAGCTCCAGCACTTCAGGATTTAACGAAGATGATAGAGTTTCTGGGAATTTCATATCAGCTTCGGGAGTTGCGATGGCGGATTTGAAGAACATTGCGGATACAATGATCGGCTCTGGTTATGGAAAAGAATGCGTTCGTGTATACAAAATTATAAGAAAATCGATCGTTGATGAGACTCTGTACCATTTAGGAGTTGAATATCTGAACGCTTCTCAGATTCAGAAAATGGAGTGGAACGTACTGGAGCCGAAGATCAAGAAATGGTTGCACGCGGTTACTGTCGCAATAAAAGATCTTTTTTACGGCGAAAGAATCCTCTGTGATTACGTTTTCTCCTCCTCCGAAAGTATCTCGGAGTCATGCTTCACCGAGATTTCTAACGATGCagctgtaaatttatttaatttcccTGAATTTGTGGCGAAAAGCAAGAAAAATCTGTCACCGGAGAAAATATTCCGAGCGCTGGATCTTTACGAGGCTGTCACCAAGCTATGGCCGGAGACCGAATCGATTTTCTCCCACGGCTCTCTGTCGCCGGTGAGGTCTCAGGCGGTGGCCGCCCAGGTGAAACTCGGCGAAGCCGTGAGAACAATGTTGAACCAATTCGAGGCGGCGATTCAGAAGGACTCTTCAAGATCAGCGTCTGGAGGCGGAGTGCACCCGCTCACCCGCTACGTGATGAATTTTCTCGTGTTCATCGGCGATTACAGCGGCGCGGTAGCTGACATAGTGGCGGACTGGCCCGTGAACGTCCCGACTCAGCTGCCGGAATCTTATTTTCCCAGCCACACCGCGGCTGAGGACCCATCAACGGCGGCGATCACCGGACGCCTCGCGTGGCTGATACTCGTCCTCCTCTGCAAGCTGGACTCGAAGGCGGCGCTGTACAATGACGTCACGCTGTCGTACTTGTTCCTCGCGAACAACTTAAACTACGTCGTTTCGAAGGTCCGGAAGTCCAACCTCGGGGCCCTGATGGGACCCGAATGGGTATCCAACAACGGGTCGAAAGTGAAACAGTACTTATCCAACTACGTGAAAATGGGGTGGAGTAAAGCAACTTCGGCCCTGCCCCAAGATCCAACGGCCGAGATTTCTCCAGAGGAAGCCATCGAATGCTTCAGAAGATTCAATCTAAGCTTCGAAGAGGAATGCACGAAGCAGAAATCGTGGGTCATACCCGACCCGGAATTCCGAGAAGACGCCCGGATCCAAGTAAAAAGAAAGATTATCCCCGTTTATCGTGTCTACTACTACAAACATAGAGGGGGCTATATGATGGAGTCAATTATCAGATATGCCCCTGAAGATTTGGATAATTGCCTGTCGGCCCTGTTTTCAGCTTCTCCGGATAGTAGCCATACGTCGTCGTACGAAACGTCCCGCCAGTCGTCTCCTCTCCGTTGA
- the LOC140882361 gene encoding ankyrin repeat-containing protein At5g02620-like has translation MEASLAAQPPATPRKKMVKQLTGKRDDTALHSAARSGNILAIQEIIDDSGEGGELADLLAKENSAGETALYVAAEYGYFEVVREMIKHYDLMTAGIKAKNGFDALHIAAKQGDLEVVKVLMEVHPELAMTVDASNTTALHTAATQGHIEVVNYLLDAESSLATIAKSNGKTALHSAARNGHLKVVKALLNNEPQIVFRTDKKGQTALHMAVKGQNLEVVEELIRVDPLTINMVDTKGNTALHIATRKGRFQIVKMLLRHDVLDTTVVNRSNETAFDTAEKMAHSDITVILQEHGVPRAREIKPHLSNPARELKQTVSDIKHEVHNQLEHTRQTRERVQGIAKRLNKMHAEGLNNAINSSTVVAVLIATVAFAAIFTVPGQYVDDPQNIPPGMSLGEARIAPKIPFLIFFVFDSVALFISLAVVVVQTSVVVIERKAKKQLMAIINKLMWLACVLVSVAYLALAFVVVGKQEMWLAICVTIIGTTILSTTIGTMCYWVIKHRMESKNSRSIGKNSLASRSRSWSVSVLSEADVLNADFKKMYAI, from the exons ATGGAGGCATCGTTAGCAGCACAGCCACCTGCGACTCCCCGTAAGAAAATGGTGAAGCAATTGACGGGAAAACGAGACGATACAGCGTTGCATTCCGCTGCTAGATCAGGGAATATTCTCGCCATTCAAGAAATAATCGATGATTCTGGAGAAGGTGGTGAATTGGCAGACTTGCTGGCAAAAGAAAACTCGGCTGGCGAAACGGCTTTGTATGTAGCTGCGGAATATGGCTATTTCGAGGTGGTTAGGGAGATGATCAAGCATTATGATTTGATGACTGCTGGGATTAAAGCCAAGAATGGTTTTGATGCACTTCATATTGCGGCGAAACAGGGGGATTTGG AAGTTGTGAAGGTGCTAATGGAAGTGCATCCAGAGCTTGCGATGACCGTAGATGCATCAAACACCACGGCTCTGCACACAGCTGCGACTCAAGGACATATAGAGGTCGTGAACTATCTGTTGGACGCAGAGAGCAGCCTGGCCACCATTGCAAAGAGTAATGGAAAAACAGCCCTCCATTCTGCAGCAAGAAATGGACATTTAAAAGTTGTGAAAGCCCTTTTGAATAATGAGCCGCAGATCGTGTTTCGAACGGATAAAAAAGGGCAAACAGCTCTTCATATGGCTGTTAAAGGACAAAACCTTGAGGTGGTTGAAGAATTAATTAGAGTGGATCCTTTGACGATTAACATGGTGGATACTAAGGGCAACACTGCGCTGCATATTGCAACCCGAAAAGGGAGGTTTCAG ATTGTAAAGATGCTGCTACGCCATGATGTATTGGATACAACAGTCGTAAACCGGTCCAATGAAACCGCCTTTGACACGGCTGAAAAAATGGCTCATTCTGATATTACAGTCATTTTGCAAGAACATGGAGTTCCAAGGGCCAGAGAAATCAAACCTCATTTAAGCAATCCAGCTCGGGAGCTAAAACAAACGGTGAGCGACATAAAACACGAGGTTCACAACCAATTAGAACACACACGCCAAACAAGAGAGCGTGTCCAAGGCATTGCCAAGCGTCTCAACAAAATGCATGCGGAGGGGCTCAACAACGCAATCAATTCCTCGACAGTCGTGGCAGTTCTAATAGCCACTGTCGCATTCGCGGCTATTTTCACGGTTCCTGGACAGTATGTGGACGACCCTCAGAATATACCACCTGGAATGTCTTTGGGAGAAGCGAGAATCGCTCCAAAAATCCCTTTTCTAATATTCTTTGTCTTTGACTCAGTCGCTCTGTTCATTTCCTTGGCAGTCGTGGTGGTGCAAACCTCAGTTGTCGTTATAGAAAGGAAGGCAAAGAAACAGTTGATGGCTATAATAAACAAGCTAATGTGGCTGGCTTGTGTGCTCGTCTCGGTGGCCTATTTAGCCCTGGCTTTTGTTGTTGTAGGCAAGCAAGAGATGTGGCTCGCGATTTGTGTGACAATCATAGGAACTACGATATTATCGACAACAATTGGTACAATGTGTTATTGGGTGATCAAGCATCGAATGGAGTCCAAGAACAGTAGGAGCATCGGCAAGAATTCTTTGGCAAGTAGATCAAGATCATGGTCAGTCTCAGTGCTATCAGAGGCAGATGTTTTGAATGCAGACTTCAAGAAAATGTACGCAATCTGA
- the LOC140883152 gene encoding receptor-like protein kinase At3g21340 codes for MNKKKKSIDLFSKIQQGGMAGAPPLIFVLILSLCALFTFTIADVFASIDCGSSGSYQDENLIQWSGDDAYINTGESRSVQSNGSISQVMSTLRVFTSRRKNCYNIGGIRMGRILVRASFYYGNYDGKSTPPSFDLQFDGNHWTSVTTSSTEYVSYEVIYGMKKNNISICVAQTRADEFPFMSALEVRSLESNMYTFLINGTYPLFLLKRVAYAANSTIRYPNDAYDRIWTPEPAGPGFVELHGGNVISNPGWMDIPPPLALKSAITPINRNATTMVLDTGFPPVASVYLTFYFSEVTRLPPGQNRTLKISMNDSVFSEEFSPPFGNFSEYSASNFTVSPNYKVSLVPANYSTLPPLINAMEVYSIGDLITNGTYVADVTGLASLQKSFDVLQSWSGDPCLPSSYPWDWINCSSDSVPRVTALFLGSFGLSGLLPNFSSMDQLETIDFHNNSLRGPIPAFLGALPNLKQLNLADNKFNGSIPPSLSQKKGLNIITTGNALCPSDKPCLVSASNDWRRRYNSLPIVLGITIMSFILVLDTRSC; via the exons atgaataaaaaaaaaaaatcaattgatCTTTTCTCCAAGATTCAACAGGGGGGCATGGCCGGAGCTCCTCCCCTCATCTTCGTTCTCATTCTTTCCCTCTGCGCATTATTCACGTTCACCATTGCCGACG TATTCGCAAGCATCGACTGTGGGTCGTCGGGTTCATACCAAGACGAAAACTTGATCCAATGGAGCGGAGACGACGCCTACATCAATACCGGCGAATCCCGCTCGGTCCAATCCAACGGCTCGATATCGCAAGTGATGAGCACACTCAGGGTATTCACTAGTCGAAGAAAGAACTGTTACAACATCGGAGGTATCAGAATGGGACGTATACTTGTACGTGCTAGCTTTTATTACGGCAACTACGACGGCAAGTCGACGCCTCCATCGTTCGATCTTCAGTTCGATGGGAATCATTGGACTAGCGTCACGACCTCGAGTACAGAATATGTTTCATATGAAGTGATTTATGGTATGAAGAAGAACAATATCAGTATATGTGTTGCTCAGACAAGAGCTGACGAGTTCCCCTTTATGTCTGCACTTGAAGTTCGAAGTTTGGAGTCTAATATGTATACTTTTCTTATAAATGGCACTTATCCACTTTTTTTGTTGAAAAGGGTTGCTTATGCTGCAAATTCTACGATAAG GTACCCGAACGACGCCTACGACAGAATATGGACTCCGGAACCGGCTGGACCAGGATTCGTAGAGTTACACGGAGGCAATGTGATCAGTAATCCAGGATGGATGGATATTCCTCCACCTCTAGCACTCAAGAGTGCTATCACGCCGATTAATCGCAACGCGACGACCATGGTATTAGACACGGGATTTCCTCCTGTTGCTTCCGTGTACTTGACCTTTTACTTCTCCGAGGTTACACGGCTTCCGCCAGGCCAGAACCGAACCTTGAAAATCTCCATGAACGACTCGGTGTTCTCGGAAGAATTCTCCCCGCCTTTCGGTAATTTCTCCGAGTATTCTGCTAGCAACTTCACAGTTTCCCCCAACTATAAGGTTTCTCTGGTGCCTGCAAACTACTCCACACTTCCTCCACTCATTAATGCCATGGAAGTGTATTCCATCGGAGATTTGATCACCAATGGAACCTATGTTGCTGATG TGACTGGTTTAGCTTCCTTACAAAAGTCGTTCGACGTTTTGCAAAGCTGGAGCGGCGATCCATGCCTTCCTTCTTCTTATCCTTGGGATTGGATCAATTGCAGCAGCGACTCTGTTCCGCGAGTAACAGCTCT GTTTCTTGGTAGTTTTGGTCTCTCAGGGCTGCTTCCCAATTTTAGTTCCATGGACCAACTTGAAACTAT TGATTTTCATAACAACAGCTTGAGGGGTCCTATCCCGGCTTTTCTAGGAGCACTGCCAAACCTCAAACAACT GAATTTAGCAGATAACAAGTTCAATGGATCCATACCGCCTTCACTTTCACAGAAAAAGGGTCTAAACATAAT AACGACTGGCAATGCCTTGTGTCCATCAGACAAGCCTTGCCTTGTTTCGGCCTCAAACGATTGGAGACGGAGATACAACAGTTTACCAATTGTTCTTGGCATCACCATTATGTCCTTCATCTTGGTTCTGGATACAAGATCGTGTTAG